In the Castor canadensis chromosome 1, mCasCan1.hap1v2, whole genome shotgun sequence genome, tcacaaaaaaagtgatTAACCTTATTTGACCCACAGAAGAGTAATGAATAGAAACATATGGTAAAGGAACAAGTGTTAAGAAAACCACCAATGTAAGCAATTAGTATTAACTGAACACAGACTTGTGTAGACATTTTGGTTGAATACAGCAGTGGATTGCAGATGGCTACAAACCGATCATATGCCATGGCAGCCAGAAGGAAGCACTCGCTTGAGccaaagaaaacaactgaacCAAGCTGGATGGCACATCCAAGGTAGGAGATTATATTTCTCTCCACCAGGAAATTAACAAGCATGTTTGGTGTGACAGAAGATGAATAACCTATGTCAGCAAAAGCCAAGTGGCTCAGAAAAAAGTACATGGGATGGTGGAGCTGAGAAGAGACTGATGAGAATGATTGTGCTGAGATTGCCAGATATGGTGACCAGGTAGATGCACAGGATGACCATGAAGAGGATGACCCAAAGGACTGAATCCTGTGTTAATCCCAACAAAATGAACTCTGTCACTGCAGTGTGGTTCCCATCCACCAGGGAATCCATGATACAATGTAACTGCTGCCAAAACAAACCTGTGATGGAAACATTACAGGAAATAATTTATGTCATGAAGATTCCACTTATGTAACATATACATTGAGGTTATTATAAACTCAAGCATCATTAAAAATTTCAATCAAGATTTGGTTTTTATATTAAGAATTTGTTGTATAGTTATGATATATGTAATGagtctataatttaaaaattgtttttagcagaaaaatcagaaaacttgCTTCAAATAATGTATATCTTTATACATATTATGAAATATACCAACATGACTTTAAaactaaagatttaaaaatatgaagttgttgagaaaaataaaaacatcctaagtacaaaaaaatatatatttattctcAACTTATTAATGAAGAAATGGAGTTTGAAAATGTTAAGTAACTTACCTAAGATTGCATGGGAAATAGTAAAATATAAACATGAATTACACAAGTAGGTTGAATTTGGTTCATTCCTTTGGCAActattttttaagtgaaattaaataaatagttACAATGAGATTGAATACACTTGTAAATATTAGTCTAAGCCTAAACAACTTAAATTCAGTTTTCTGGCAACTAATGTATAAAAGAGAAGACTAGTTAGGTATATGATTTACAATGTCTATAaagaccatttttaaaaaaggagaaataattttCCTGATATGACCAGGAAGAAACAGTTATTCAAGTTAAGTTTACGAATGAAGTCACTTATTAcaatttcattgaatattttaacattttacaaataaaatattgtttcctTGAATAGTTTTAATTATCAGTCTAAAATTATACAAAACATATTATGAGTAATATTTAGAACATAGATATTAAAGTTTGTTTATTCAAACCCATTAAATCCTTTTCTaatgtaaaaatgtgttttagGTAAGTGTATTAcagaatgaaataatattttcaacatagtGTATAGGTGAACAAATTTTAGCCTAACTTAAGCAGCGTGGTCAAGATGCTCAACCAGCTAGAAGCAAGGTTGACTCTCATCTCCCAACAGTTAAGTTTTATATCACTGCCTCCAACCAAAGTGTCTGGGATCCTAGAGCATTAAATCAATAAACAAGGTAGGTTTTTCTACATGATATTTACAGACAGTAAGCCATAAAACATCTAAAATTTAGTACACTTATTAGCATTATAGCTAAAGGCTAAGTTTAGATACTATAAAAGATCATGCAGGTTTCTTAGGTGGATAAATGAGGAATTTTGCAAAACTGAGTTATGTCtatttatttctatgaatttcactATGGAAATAAGTTAATTCAGTTGAGGTTATTTGCTGGCTGACTGTTTGAGTATATCTGCCCTATTTCTAAACCATGGCTTGTGAATACAGATACAACCTCAAAGGATGAAGTTATCTTTATTTATCCTAAATAGTAAAGGAAATCCAATAAACTAGATTCACTCATAAAAATCAAATCTTACTTCTTGAAATAGGAGTTCATAAATTTTACTGTAAGAAATTCATGATTATTATGATTATATAGCAGTCATGctaccttttattattttctcctttggaGACAAGACTCTGAAGATTCTAATTATTTAAATGTGAACTCAATACACTAGGGATCTTTATCACATTCTCAAGTGAATATTGAACAGTTTATTTCATACAAACACAACT is a window encoding:
- the LOC109680802 gene encoding LOW QUALITY PROTEIN: olfactory receptor 5P6-like (The sequence of the model RefSeq protein was modified relative to this genomic sequence to represent the inferred CDS: inserted 2 bases in 1 codon), which codes for MDSLVDGNHTAVTEFILLGLTQDSVLWVILFMVILCIYLVTISGNLSTIILIXVSSQLHHPMYFFLSHLAFADIGYSSSVTPNMLVNFLVERNIISYLGCAIQLGSVVFFGSSECFLLAAMAYDRFVAICNPLLYSTKMSTQVCVQLILIAYIGGFLNTCSFTICFYSLLFCGSNKVNHFFCDFAPLVELSCSDVSVPAIVPSFSAGSIIVVTVIVIAISYIYILITILKMRSTDGHHRAFSTCTSHLTVVTLFYGTITFIYVMPKSSYSTDQNKVISVFFMVIIPMLNPLIYSLRNNEIKGTLKRELDRKIFS